One Epinephelus lanceolatus isolate andai-2023 chromosome 10, ASM4190304v1, whole genome shotgun sequence genomic region harbors:
- the LOC117266484 gene encoding gamma-enolase-like isoform X1, with protein MMSIVNIVAREILDSRGNPTVEVDLHTGKGVFRAAVPSGASTGIYEALELRDGDKTRYKGKGVTKAVSHINDTLGPALIQSGISVLEQEKLDNKMIEMDGTENKSKFGANSILGISLAICKAGAAEKGVPLYRHIADLAGNRELVLPVPAFNVINGGSHAGNRLAMQEFMVLPVGAESFRDALRVGAELYQTLRGVIKEKYGQDATNVGDEGGFAPNIQENSEALELIKTAIEKAGFTDKVVIGMDVAASEFFIEGKYDLDFKSPPNAARNISGDELASIYQGFINNFPVVSIEDPFDQDDWPAWSQFTASVGIQVVGDDLTVTNPRRIQRAVEEKACNCLLLKVNQIGSVTEAIKACKLAQENGWGVMVSHRSGETEDTFIADLVVGLCTGQIKTGAPCRSERLAKYNQLMRIEEELGDQARFAGHNFRNPSAL; from the exons at GATGTCCATAGTAAATATTGTTGCCAGGGAGATCCTGGACTCCAGGGGAAACCCTACTGTGGAAGTAGATCTGCACACTGGCAAAG GTGTGTTCAGGGCTGCCGTGCCCAGCGGTGCATCCACTGGCATCTACGAGGCTCTGGAGCTCCGAGATGGAGACAAGACTCGCTACAAGGGCAAAG GTGTAACCAAAGCTGTTAGTCACATTAATGACACCCTTGGACCTGCCCTCATCCAGTCT gggATCAGTGTGTTGGAGCAGGAGAAACTGGACAACAAGATGATTGAAATGGACGGCACTGAAAACAAAT CTAAGTTTGGGGCCAATTCTATTCTGGGAATATCACTGGCTATATGCAAAGCTGGCGCAGCAGAGAAAGGTGTGCCCTTGTACCGCCACATTGCTGATCTGGCTGGAAACAGAGAGTTGGTTCTCCCAGTTCCT GCTTTTAATGTGATCAATGGGGGCTCCCATGCCGGGAACAGGCTGGCTATGCAGGAGTTCATGGTACTTCCCGTAGGGGCGGAGTCTTTCCGTGATGCTCTGCGTGTAGGGGCGGAGCTCTACCAGACACTGAGAGGCGTCATCAAGGAAAAATATGGTCAGGATGCTACAAATGTGGGAGATGAAGGAGGGTTTGCCCCTAACATACAAGAGAACAGTGAAG CTCTGGAGCTGATAAAGACTGCCATAGAGAAAGCTGGCTTCACAGACAAAGTGGTGATAGGGATGGATGTTGCTGCTTCAGAGTTTTTCATTGAGGGCAAGTATGACCTGGACTTTAAGTCTCCGCCCAATGCCGCCCGCAACATTAGTGGTGACGAGCTGGCCAGCATCTACCAGGGCTTCATCAACAACTTCCCAG TGGTGTCTATTGAAGATCCTTTCGACCAGGACGACTGGCCGGCTTGGTCACAGTTCACAGCCTCAGTGGGCATCCAG GTGGTCGGAGACGATCTGACCGTCACTAACCCACGCAGGATACAACGAGCCGTGGAGGAAAAGGCCTGCAACTGCCTGCTGCTTAAAGTCAACCAGATTGGTTCTGTTACAGAGGCCATCAAGGC GTGTAAGCTGGCCCAGGAGAACGGCTGGGGGGTGATGGTGAGCCACCGCTCAGGAGAAACAGAGGACACTTTTATAGCTGACCTGGTGGTTGGCCTCTGCACTGGTCAG ATCAAGACTGGCGCTCCCTGTCGATCAGAGCGTCTGGCCAAATACAATCAGCTAATGAG gATTGAGGAAGAGCTGGGTGACCAGGCTCGCTTTGCCGGGCACAACTTCCGCAACCCCAGTGCCCTTTAA
- the mlf2 gene encoding myeloid leukemia factor 2 yields the protein MFRFLNDVDDDPYMMDPFAAHRQQMRLMFGPFGMDPFALTPQIQPPRPPRRQAGPLAPFGMMGMGGGFMDMFGMMGEMMGNMERMSGSPNCQTFSSSTVISYSSTDAGPPEVYQQTSATRTGPGGIRETRQSMRDSESGVERLAIGHHIGDRGHIMERSRNRRTGDREERQDFINLDETDAAAFDEEWRREAGRYNPPTGRALEYGRDRRGGGQQLALTAPPSSTTPPGHRHESPRHRQPQTRPRYDW from the exons GGATCCATTTGCAGCCCACAGGCAGCAGATGAGGCTCATGTTTGGACCATTTGGCATGGATCCCTTCGCTCTCACCCCCCAGATACAACCACCTCGTCCACCACGCAGACAG GCTGGTCCGCTGGCTCCCTTTGGCATGATGGGAATG gGTGGAGGCTTCATGGATATGTTTGGCATGATGGGAGAAATGATGGGAAACATG GAAAGAATGTCCGGTTCACCAAACTGTCAGACGTTTTCTTCCTCAACAGTGATCTCCTACTCCTCTACAGACGCAGGACCTCCTGAAGTTTATCAGCAGACCAGTGCAACGAGAACAGGCCCTGGAGGG ATCCGTGAGACGCGTCAGTCAATGAGGGACAGTGAGAGCGGCGTCGAGCGCCTTGCCATCGGCCACCACATTGGGGATCGTGGACACATAATGGAGCGTTCACGAAATCGCCGCACTGGAGACCGCGAGGAACGACAAGACTTCATTAACCTGGATGAGA CTGATGCTGCAGCGTTTGACgaggagtggaggagggaggcaggAAGATACAATCCCCCGACTGGCCGGGCGCTTGAGTACGGCCGAGATCGACGGGGAGGAGGCCAGCAGCTGGCCCTTACTGCCCCTCCCAGCTCCACGACCCCACCAGGCCATCGGCACGAGTCCCCCAGGCACCGTCAGCCCCAAACCCGTCCACGTTACGACTGGTGA
- the LOC117266484 gene encoding gamma-enolase-like isoform X2: MSIVNIVAREILDSRGNPTVEVDLHTGKGVFRAAVPSGASTGIYEALELRDGDKTRYKGKGVTKAVSHINDTLGPALIQSGISVLEQEKLDNKMIEMDGTENKSKFGANSILGISLAICKAGAAEKGVPLYRHIADLAGNRELVLPVPAFNVINGGSHAGNRLAMQEFMVLPVGAESFRDALRVGAELYQTLRGVIKEKYGQDATNVGDEGGFAPNIQENSEALELIKTAIEKAGFTDKVVIGMDVAASEFFIEGKYDLDFKSPPNAARNISGDELASIYQGFINNFPVVSIEDPFDQDDWPAWSQFTASVGIQVVGDDLTVTNPRRIQRAVEEKACNCLLLKVNQIGSVTEAIKACKLAQENGWGVMVSHRSGETEDTFIADLVVGLCTGQIKTGAPCRSERLAKYNQLMRIEEELGDQARFAGHNFRNPSAL; the protein is encoded by the exons ATGTCCATAGTAAATATTGTTGCCAGGGAGATCCTGGACTCCAGGGGAAACCCTACTGTGGAAGTAGATCTGCACACTGGCAAAG GTGTGTTCAGGGCTGCCGTGCCCAGCGGTGCATCCACTGGCATCTACGAGGCTCTGGAGCTCCGAGATGGAGACAAGACTCGCTACAAGGGCAAAG GTGTAACCAAAGCTGTTAGTCACATTAATGACACCCTTGGACCTGCCCTCATCCAGTCT gggATCAGTGTGTTGGAGCAGGAGAAACTGGACAACAAGATGATTGAAATGGACGGCACTGAAAACAAAT CTAAGTTTGGGGCCAATTCTATTCTGGGAATATCACTGGCTATATGCAAAGCTGGCGCAGCAGAGAAAGGTGTGCCCTTGTACCGCCACATTGCTGATCTGGCTGGAAACAGAGAGTTGGTTCTCCCAGTTCCT GCTTTTAATGTGATCAATGGGGGCTCCCATGCCGGGAACAGGCTGGCTATGCAGGAGTTCATGGTACTTCCCGTAGGGGCGGAGTCTTTCCGTGATGCTCTGCGTGTAGGGGCGGAGCTCTACCAGACACTGAGAGGCGTCATCAAGGAAAAATATGGTCAGGATGCTACAAATGTGGGAGATGAAGGAGGGTTTGCCCCTAACATACAAGAGAACAGTGAAG CTCTGGAGCTGATAAAGACTGCCATAGAGAAAGCTGGCTTCACAGACAAAGTGGTGATAGGGATGGATGTTGCTGCTTCAGAGTTTTTCATTGAGGGCAAGTATGACCTGGACTTTAAGTCTCCGCCCAATGCCGCCCGCAACATTAGTGGTGACGAGCTGGCCAGCATCTACCAGGGCTTCATCAACAACTTCCCAG TGGTGTCTATTGAAGATCCTTTCGACCAGGACGACTGGCCGGCTTGGTCACAGTTCACAGCCTCAGTGGGCATCCAG GTGGTCGGAGACGATCTGACCGTCACTAACCCACGCAGGATACAACGAGCCGTGGAGGAAAAGGCCTGCAACTGCCTGCTGCTTAAAGTCAACCAGATTGGTTCTGTTACAGAGGCCATCAAGGC GTGTAAGCTGGCCCAGGAGAACGGCTGGGGGGTGATGGTGAGCCACCGCTCAGGAGAAACAGAGGACACTTTTATAGCTGACCTGGTGGTTGGCCTCTGCACTGGTCAG ATCAAGACTGGCGCTCCCTGTCGATCAGAGCGTCTGGCCAAATACAATCAGCTAATGAG gATTGAGGAAGAGCTGGGTGACCAGGCTCGCTTTGCCGGGCACAACTTCCGCAACCCCAGTGCCCTTTAA